In the Peptoclostridium acidaminophilum DSM 3953 genome, one interval contains:
- a CDS encoding recombinase family protein, which produces MARTSRRYEIQKEEISKSVYRAGVYVRLSSERHEEWREKSSSPKAQAYICEEHAKSKGIQVIQVYEDYEYSGTNFERPAYIQMMSDVRNGKINCIIVRDLSRLGREHIEMGQLIDKVFPFLGVRFISVTDNLDTIDGLDNNKSFEVMLKNIINDMYAKDISSKIISVKHTRAKEGYFIGSVPPYGYKIEKTPKGQKLVINEDTAPIVRQIFDWTFEGKSQYEVTLELNRLRIATATHYHKTGEIYRPEDGQEWSKGTVAKMLINETYTGTLIQGKRRQSLVKGESQHSTSPEDWIVVKNAHEAIISDEEFQQIQKIRRERKDNHYFASERNDLVRDPENRYLGLVFLKDTERALYRRTRIYGKNEKRLLYCFQPDNFTGKSLEKVNIFITEENLDAMVLQTIQRIASQLISEKSFLEKIKNEFLRRKEVAETGLKELSMKKDLSEATIARLYERYATGSLDKAKYITFKEDESRKHASYCSEISRLEMMISNLKKDERKSRKVARTIFQARKETKLSAEVIKELIERIDVISKTEIEIHFLYDFSENGGI; this is translated from the coding sequence GTTTATCGTGCTGGCGTTTATGTTAGGCTTTCAAGTGAGAGACACGAAGAATGGAGAGAAAAATCTTCTTCTCCCAAAGCACAAGCTTATATATGTGAGGAACACGCAAAAAGCAAAGGTATACAGGTGATTCAAGTCTATGAAGATTATGAGTACTCTGGTACAAACTTTGAAAGACCTGCCTATATTCAGATGATGTCAGATGTTCGAAATGGAAAGATTAACTGCATTATTGTGCGTGATTTGTCCAGGCTTGGTCGAGAGCATATTGAGATGGGACAACTGATAGACAAAGTATTTCCATTTCTGGGCGTGCGATTTATTTCCGTTACCGATAATCTAGATACCATAGATGGACTGGATAATAACAAGTCCTTTGAGGTCATGCTTAAAAATATCATCAATGATATGTATGCAAAAGATATTTCATCAAAAATTATTTCAGTCAAACATACAAGAGCAAAAGAAGGCTACTTCATTGGCTCGGTTCCGCCCTATGGATATAAAATTGAAAAAACACCAAAGGGCCAGAAATTGGTCATCAATGAAGATACAGCTCCCATCGTTCGTCAGATATTTGATTGGACGTTTGAAGGTAAAAGCCAATATGAAGTTACACTTGAGCTAAATCGATTAAGAATAGCTACAGCCACTCATTACCATAAAACTGGTGAAATTTACCGACCAGAAGATGGTCAAGAATGGAGCAAAGGCACGGTAGCGAAGATGCTAATCAATGAGACCTACACAGGCACACTCATACAAGGAAAAAGAAGACAGAGTCTAGTTAAGGGAGAATCGCAGCATTCAACATCGCCAGAAGATTGGATTGTAGTAAAAAACGCTCATGAAGCAATTATATCGGATGAAGAGTTTCAGCAAATTCAAAAGATTAGACGTGAACGTAAAGACAATCACTATTTTGCTTCTGAAAGGAATGACTTAGTGAGAGACCCTGAAAACCGCTATCTAGGACTTGTATTTCTAAAGGATACTGAAAGAGCCTTGTACCGAAGAACAAGAATTTATGGGAAGAATGAAAAGAGATTACTTTATTGTTTCCAACCGGATAATTTCACAGGGAAAAGCTTAGAGAAAGTGAATATCTTTATTACTGAAGAAAACTTAGATGCGATGGTGCTTCAAACGATTCAAAGAATCGCTTCTCAATTGATTTCAGAGAAGAGCTTCTTGGAGAAAATTAAAAATGAATTTTTGAGAAGGAAAGAAGTTGCAGAGACTGGACTTAAAGAGCTTTCAATGAAAAAAGATTTATCGGAAGCTACTATTGCTCGCTTATATGAACGCTATGCCACAGGAAGCCTTGATAAAGCGAAATACATCACGTTTAAGGAGGATGAATCAAGGAAACATGCAAGTTATTGCTCGGAGATTTCTAGGCTAGAGATGATGATTTCAAACCTCAAAAAAGATGAAAGAAAAAGCAGAAAAGTTGCCAGAACGATTTTTCAGGCAAGGAAAGAGACAAAACTTTCTGCTGAAGTTATCAAGGAGTTAATCGAAAGAATTGATGTTATTTCAAAAACTGAGATAGAGATTCATTTCTTATATGATTTTAGTGAGAACGGAGGTATCTAA
- a CDS encoding recombinase family protein, whose translation MNKVALYFRLSVEEQSGREESESIISQRNYVTSFFKAQSDLKDFPYEEYIDDGFSGSNTKRPGFERMMNDVKANLVKTIIVKDLSRFMRDYIAMGDYLENIFPFMGVRFIAINDNYDSSKEKGNGTELDIQFKNLLYDFYAKDASQKVRSVQNALKAKGKFMAWQPPFGYIKDPNDKHKIIVDDEVAHIVREAFELSLKGMSTRKIAQLFNEKNYITPYRRKKQTSRMDYSYKTTTTENHKEPIWMHGTVIKILGNENYTGTYCYNMVQKSIASGGKSIPVPRKDWGRVFNNHEAIISRKMFDQVRDQNQAKAFKNVDYSQLKEIRYPLEGFIVCEECGHILARESTTRHQKNGIKKFNYMSCRTCKAKKLEIKRMKLELIEETVWNLLKEKVQSEGSNEEEPQWKSTKLDRIALLESEKEEAFHQYKTGKLPREDFIAKKCSIDVDIEMIENEVEEQEYEKLKVTDSLTREIVERYIDKVIVSHGGGIEVVLKV comes from the coding sequence ATGAATAAAGTAGCACTGTACTTCCGTTTATCGGTAGAAGAACAATCTGGTAGAGAAGAAAGTGAAAGTATCATTTCTCAAAGGAATTATGTTACTTCATTTTTCAAAGCACAAAGTGATTTGAAGGACTTTCCTTATGAAGAATACATTGATGATGGCTTTAGTGGTTCAAATACCAAGAGACCTGGATTTGAACGGATGATGAATGATGTGAAAGCTAATTTAGTGAAAACTATCATTGTAAAAGATTTATCTCGTTTTATGCGTGATTACATTGCGATGGGTGATTATCTTGAGAACATCTTCCCTTTCATGGGGGTTCGATTTATTGCCATCAATGACAATTATGACAGTAGTAAAGAAAAGGGAAATGGAACAGAACTGGATATCCAATTCAAAAACTTACTCTATGATTTCTATGCAAAAGATGCCAGTCAAAAAGTGAGGTCAGTTCAGAACGCTTTGAAGGCTAAAGGTAAATTTATGGCATGGCAACCACCATTTGGGTATATCAAAGATCCAAATGATAAACATAAAATAATCGTAGATGATGAAGTAGCTCATATAGTAAGGGAAGCCTTTGAATTATCATTAAAAGGAATGTCAACTAGAAAAATTGCTCAGTTGTTTAATGAAAAGAATTACATCACTCCATACAGACGAAAGAAACAAACCTCGAGGATGGATTACTCTTATAAGACAACAACGACTGAGAACCATAAAGAGCCAATCTGGATGCATGGAACAGTCATTAAAATCCTGGGTAATGAAAATTACACTGGAACATACTGCTATAACATGGTTCAGAAATCAATTGCTAGTGGTGGAAAGTCAATACCAGTTCCAAGAAAAGATTGGGGGCGTGTATTTAATAATCATGAAGCAATTATCTCGAGAAAAATGTTTGATCAGGTTCGAGATCAAAATCAAGCCAAGGCTTTTAAGAATGTGGACTATTCTCAACTAAAAGAAATCAGATATCCACTAGAAGGATTTATTGTCTGTGAAGAATGTGGTCATATTCTTGCAAGAGAGAGTACGACGAGACATCAAAAGAACGGCATAAAAAAGTTTAACTATATGTCTTGTAGAACCTGTAAGGCTAAAAAATTAGAAATAAAACGGATGAAATTGGAACTGATAGAAGAAACGGTTTGGAACTTACTGAAAGAGAAAGTTCAATCTGAAGGAAGTAATGAGGAAGAACCACAGTGGAAATCAACGAAGTTAGATCGGATTGCTTTATTAGAATCTGAAAAAGAAGAAGCCTTCCATCAATACAAGACTGGTAAATTACCTAGAGAAGATTTCATTGCAAAGAAATGCTCGATTGATGTGGATATTGAGATGATAGAAAACGAAGTAGAAGAACAAGAATATGAAAAGCTAAAGGTTACCGACTCACTCACGAGGGAGATTGTAGAACGATATATTGATAAAGTTATCGTCTCTCATGGTGGTGGAATAGAAGTGGTTTTGAAAGTTTAA
- a CDS encoding N-6 DNA methylase encodes MTSEGTGGMLLQALAHVKDKGQDIRTLELYGQERNLTTSAIARMNLIIHGLEDFDIERGDTLRNPIFRNRNQLATFDCVIANPPFSLKKWGLEVWEHDKWKRNEYGTPPASYGDFAWVQHMLKSMAPATGRLAVVVPHGVLFRKGSEQTIREKLIENDKIEAIIGLADNLFYGTNLAACILILKHRKQPDRHRKVLFIDASTIYKPQRAQNILEDEHVTRIFELYNQFRDVPHIARVVSHDEIKQNDCNLSISLFIKKEETKAILTLDEAILNLRNAINMSKAADEVLNRKLVEIGVIEQ; translated from the coding sequence TTGACATCAGAGGGTACTGGCGGGATGCTGTTACAGGCACTTGCTCATGTAAAAGATAAAGGTCAGGATATAAGGACACTTGAACTATACGGGCAAGAAAGAAATCTCACCACATCAGCCATTGCAAGGATGAATCTGATTATTCACGGATTAGAAGATTTCGATATAGAACGCGGCGATACGCTACGTAATCCGATATTTAGAAACAGAAACCAACTTGCTACTTTTGACTGTGTTATTGCCAATCCGCCTTTTTCTTTAAAAAAATGGGGCTTGGAAGTTTGGGAGCATGATAAATGGAAGCGCAATGAATACGGTACCCCTCCTGCTTCATATGGAGATTTTGCATGGGTACAACACATGTTGAAATCAATGGCGCCTGCAACGGGACGTTTGGCTGTTGTTGTTCCGCATGGTGTATTGTTTAGAAAAGGTAGCGAGCAAACCATTCGTGAAAAGCTGATAGAAAATGACAAGATCGAAGCAATTATAGGTTTAGCAGATAACCTTTTTTATGGTACTAACCTTGCAGCATGTATTCTTATTCTTAAGCATAGGAAGCAGCCGGATCGCCATCGGAAGGTATTGTTTATTGATGCATCAACGATATATAAACCACAACGAGCGCAGAACATTTTAGAGGATGAGCATGTTACTCGTATCTTTGAATTATACAATCAATTTAGGGATGTTCCCCATATTGCACGCGTTGTCTCTCATGATGAAATCAAGCAAAATGACTGCAATCTAAGTATATCCCTATTTATCAAAAAAGAAGAAACGAAAGCGATACTTACATTAGATGAAGCCATATTAAATTTGCGGAATGCTATTAATATGAGCAAAGCTGCTGATGAAGTACTTAATAGGAAATTGGTTGAGATCGGGGTGATAGAGCAATGA
- a CDS encoding type I restriction-modification system subunit M: MSEKRLTQAELESHLKAAANLLRGDIDAGDYKQYIFPLLFFKRICDVYDEEYNEAMKESDGDEEYAAEIYEHRFIVRPQNHWNEVRKTTTNVGARINKALRGIEFDNKETLTGIFGDAKWTNKKRLSDETLKELIEQFSLMKLDNTHAGLDELGNAYEFLIKYFADDSGHTAAEFYTNRTVIDLMTSLLDIKPGESVYDPTCGTGGMLMVTAARLKKLGMEYRNLRLYGQEINIITSSVARMNMYLHGIEDFEIAQGDTLSKPYFKDKDKLKTFDVVLANPPYSIKQWDRALFENDPYNRNEYGVPPQGCADYAFFAHILKSLDKNTGRCAILFPHGVLFRDSEKEIRANIIKADRIECVIGLGPNLFYNSPMEACIVICRMKKPDKTKNRILFINAVNEVKREQAQSFLEPEHIERIDRAYKAFEDIDGFSKVVKIDEIRDWNLSIPLYVRSNGDTSTVNDASLLQEKYLEWRRHSEGLYQKLDDLLAKLTGQGVNA; encoded by the coding sequence ATGAGCGAAAAAAGACTGACACAAGCTGAATTGGAATCCCATTTAAAAGCCGCAGCTAATCTGCTGCGTGGAGATATTGATGCAGGGGATTATAAGCAATATATTTTCCCATTGCTTTTCTTTAAGCGTATCTGCGACGTTTATGACGAGGAGTATAATGAAGCAATGAAGGAATCCGATGGGGATGAAGAGTATGCTGCTGAAATATATGAGCACCGCTTTATAGTTCGTCCTCAGAACCATTGGAATGAGGTGCGTAAAACCACCACAAATGTTGGAGCAAGGATTAATAAAGCACTTCGCGGGATCGAATTCGATAATAAGGAAACCCTGACTGGTATTTTTGGTGATGCCAAGTGGACAAATAAAAAACGCTTGTCCGACGAGACTCTAAAGGAACTCATTGAACAGTTCTCTTTGATGAAGCTTGACAACACCCACGCGGGACTGGATGAATTGGGAAATGCGTATGAATTTTTAATTAAGTATTTTGCTGATGACAGTGGCCATACTGCTGCGGAATTTTATACTAATCGAACTGTCATTGATCTTATGACTTCTCTACTGGATATTAAGCCTGGCGAATCTGTGTACGACCCAACTTGCGGAACTGGCGGAATGTTGATGGTAACAGCGGCCCGCTTGAAAAAACTTGGAATGGAATATCGGAATTTACGGCTTTATGGACAGGAAATTAATATAATAACATCTTCTGTAGCGAGGATGAATATGTACCTCCATGGCATTGAGGATTTCGAGATAGCCCAAGGTGACACTTTGTCTAAACCATATTTTAAAGATAAAGATAAGCTAAAAACATTTGATGTTGTCTTAGCCAATCCGCCGTATTCAATTAAGCAATGGGATAGGGCGTTGTTTGAAAACGATCCTTACAACAGAAACGAATATGGAGTACCGCCACAAGGATGTGCTGATTATGCATTCTTTGCCCACATACTCAAGAGCTTAGATAAGAATACTGGTCGCTGTGCAATCCTCTTTCCTCATGGAGTTTTGTTTAGAGATTCAGAGAAAGAGATTCGTGCAAACATCATCAAGGCTGATAGGATTGAATGTGTTATAGGCTTGGGACCGAATTTGTTTTACAACTCACCAATGGAAGCCTGTATTGTTATTTGCAGAATGAAAAAACCAGACAAAACTAAAAATCGCATACTATTTATTAATGCGGTTAATGAAGTGAAACGTGAGCAGGCGCAGAGCTTCTTAGAGCCGGAGCATATTGAACGAATAGATAGAGCATACAAAGCATTTGAGGATATTGACGGTTTTTCAAAGGTAGTGAAAATTGATGAGATTCGGGATTGGAATCTTTCAATACCGCTTTATGTACGTAGTAACGGGGACACATCGACTGTGAATGACGCTTCTCTATTACAAGAAAAATATCTTGAATGGCGTCGTCATTCAGAGGGGTTATATCAGAAACTCGATGATCTGCTTGCGAAATTGACCGGTCAGGGGGTGAATGCATGA
- a CDS encoding restriction endonuclease subunit S — protein MSFSEMRFDQLADCITTKVKPQETNINVYYGLEHLEADSLKIRNSGAPSDVIGEKIHALPGDIIFGKRRAYQRKLGVTDCECIASAHSMVLRAKAETVLPEFLPYFMQSDLFMERAIMISEGSLSPTIKWKTLAKEKFMIPDKDTQRKIAELMRAFDESVEAHCNTVLALRAIYSSSRIAFTDCTTVTIKDLARPDTDKSFIDGDWIEAEYLSKKGIRLIQTGNIGINEFIDKNDQKWISEATFDLLRCTEVEPGDILICRLADPVGRACVIPDLGTKMITAVDCTILKIDKSKYDADFIAYLLNTDEWLALCKRFSRGSTRQRITRSALGDLTIQVPSIDEQRAFAKKIAIIKDALLAEQAAIEKIKALKKETITKLISGGDTQ, from the coding sequence ATGAGCTTTTCGGAAATGAGATTTGATCAACTGGCTGATTGTATAACAACAAAGGTTAAACCGCAAGAGACAAATATAAATGTGTATTACGGGTTAGAACATTTAGAAGCAGATTCACTGAAAATCCGCAATAGTGGTGCGCCATCAGATGTTATCGGAGAAAAAATACATGCGTTGCCGGGAGATATTATCTTTGGAAAACGTCGAGCTTACCAGCGTAAACTAGGGGTCACAGATTGTGAATGCATAGCTTCTGCTCACTCAATGGTTCTTAGGGCAAAAGCGGAAACAGTTCTTCCTGAGTTTCTCCCATATTTTATGCAAAGTGACTTGTTCATGGAGCGGGCTATCATGATTTCAGAGGGTTCTTTATCTCCAACAATTAAGTGGAAAACCCTTGCTAAAGAGAAGTTCATGATTCCTGATAAGGATACTCAACGTAAAATTGCCGAGCTAATGCGGGCGTTCGACGAGAGCGTAGAAGCGCATTGCAATACCGTGCTGGCACTTCGTGCTATTTATTCAAGCAGTCGGATTGCTTTCACTGATTGTACAACCGTAACGATTAAAGATCTTGCTCGCCCTGATACCGATAAGAGTTTTATAGACGGAGATTGGATAGAGGCTGAATATCTATCTAAAAAAGGTATTAGGTTGATTCAAACAGGCAACATAGGAATCAATGAATTTATTGATAAAAACGACCAAAAATGGATTTCAGAAGCAACTTTTGATTTGCTACGTTGCACTGAAGTTGAGCCAGGAGACATACTCATATGTAGATTGGCCGACCCTGTTGGTAGAGCATGTGTTATTCCTGATCTTGGCACAAAAATGATAACTGCTGTTGACTGTACAATATTAAAGATTGATAAGTCAAAATATGATGCGGACTTCATTGCATATTTACTAAATACCGATGAATGGCTTGCTTTATGTAAAAGATTCTCACGCGGTTCAACACGTCAGCGAATAACCAGAAGCGCACTAGGTGATTTAACGATTCAGGTACCAAGTATTGATGAGCAAAGAGCATTTGCAAAGAAGATTGCAATAATAAAGGATGCGTTACTTGCAGAGCAAGCTGCTATCGAGAAAATAAAGGCATTAAAAAAAGAAACTATTACAAAGCTAATTTCAGGAGGTGATACACAGTGA